TGCCGCATCGAATAGTCTTCAAAGTTAGATCTTGAAACAACGATTTTTATCTGAGGATAAAATTCTTGAAGGTAATTTATGATTGCGTAAGTATTTGGCTCGTGATATTTTTCAATAGGAATAAAAACGTGTAAAAGGCTCACTTTGGAGAGATCAATTTTCATAAATTGATTCAGAAGCATGCTGTTGAGGACTGCCTCTCTGGCGATAGACAATTGACATCTCTTCGCTCTATACGTATGCCTAAGTTCTTTCTTCGATTTCATCTCAATAATTTTTTCATGACAAAACAACTGCTTTCTATAACTTGAAGATGGCATTCCATCGGGCTCATTCAACTATAAACAAAGATACCCCAACATCAATTGCATTCACATAAGCCATAAGATCAAGTCGAACCTTCTCAAAAACTAAAAAATTCCCTATTCTACTTTATTGAACTTTATAAAGATAAAAAAACGGCCTTGTAGCGAGCGCTAACAAGACCGAATAATCAACCTAAACCTAAAATCTTTATGCTATTTTACGCGCTCGATATAGTTACCGGTTTGCGTATCAACTCTTACTTTCTCACCTTGATTAATGAACAACGGCACCATAATCTCGACACCTGTTTCTACGGTTGCCTTTTTTAATGCGTTTGTAGAAGTATCTCCCTTTACTGCCGGTTCAGTATATGTAATTTCCAGTTCAACACTTTTCGGTGCTTCCGCCATGATAGGCTCATCACTTTCAAAAGCTATAATGACAGTCATCCCCTCTTTCAAGAAACGGGCTGAATCGCCAAACAAAAACTTAGGAATATTAAATTGCTCATAGGTACTATTATCCATTACAACGAAGAATTCACCATCTTCATATAAATATTGATAATCGTTTGTTTCTACGCGTGCAATTTCTACAGATTCGTCAACTCTGAAACGATACTCAACTAACTTACCCGTTTTAACATTACGCATTCTAGCTT
The genomic region above belongs to Sphingobacterium zeae and contains:
- the efp gene encoding elongation factor P, whose translation is MAKASEVKSGNILRFNGELVSVEEYIHRTPGNLRAFYQARMRNVKTGKLVEYRFRVDESVEIARVETNDYQYLYEDGEFFVVMDNSTYEQFNIPKFLFGDSARFLKEGMTVIIAFESDEPIMAEAPKSVELEITYTEPAVKGDTSTNALKKATVETGVEIMVPLFINQGEKVRVDTQTGNYIERVK